A genomic window from Purpureocillium takamizusanense chromosome 2, complete sequence includes:
- a CDS encoding uncharacterized protein (EggNog:ENOG503NUI0~COG:Q), translating into MAGSIETNDNPTGVQIGSNRAGPHPSSLKRPVDLPEWHEKTPTAYKCGQTLIGEGWAGRGGDPFRVIVMGAGAAGIDFLHQAPKALTGLYVDIKCFEKNSDVGGTWYENRYPGCACDVPSASYQFPWRPNPDWTEFYSHAPEIWQYMKGIVLDEGLDKYIQLNTKVVSAAWDEADSRWVVGLTTTDGTRKWEERCDVFLNGGGILNAWKWPDIPGLHSFSGRLFHTAQYQEGYDLKGKRVAVIGSGSSGVQTVVSVYGDVSKLYTWVRSPTWITTSFAQKFAGNDGSNFAYSEESKMEWRRNPARYLEYRRLVERELNQRFKFVLRNTRESQEANECCYGIMRSKLRGDKRLLDKIIPQNFNAGCRRPIPDNGYLDALVGAKTTCFTENIHSITPAGFKDQRGNEYEVDVIICATGFDTSFRPTFPVLGLDQVDLAERWREIPESYLGIAAPKMPNYFMFMGPFTPVAQGSILPIITHTSKYFIQVIRKMYAQHIRRISPKDVVVNQFMEHCRAYLPRTCWADPCASWFKQGRIDGPIVMWPGTRLAFFQAVESPNWEDFDIEYHSGNRFGFLGNGFAACEFSNDGDTTQYLDCESVLAPPQTMIETLLAASRT; encoded by the exons ATGGCTGGCTCCATAGAGACCAACGACAACCCGACTGGTGTTCAAATCGGGAGCAACCGCGCTGGCCCCCATCCTTCATCTCTCAAAAGGCCCGTTGACCTACCCGAATGGCATGAAAAGACACCGACGGCGTATAAATGTGGACAAACTTTGATTGGCGAGGGGTGGGCTGGTCGGGGCGGAGATCCGTTCAGAGTCATTGTCATGGgtgcaggcgccgccggaaTCGACTTCTTGCACCAAGCCCCCAAGGCTCTGACGGGGCTTTATGTCGATATTAAATGTTTCGAGAAAAACTCTGATGTTGGAGGAACCTGGTATGAGAATCGTTACCCCGGTTGTGCATGCGATGTCCCGAGTGCGAGCTATCAATTTCCCTGGCGCCCGAACCCAGACTGGACAGAGTTTTACAGCCACGCGCCGGAAATATGGCAGTACATGAAAGGAATAGTATTGGACGAAGGGCTCGACAAGTACATTCAGCTTAATACAAAAGTAGTCAGCGCAGCTTGGGATGAAGCTGACTCAAGATGGGTCGTCGGGTTGACGACAACGGACGGCACTCGGAAATGGGAGGAAAGATGCGATGTTTTTTTGAACGGTGGAGGAATTCTCAA CGCGTGGAAGTGGCCAGATATACCCGGTCTTCACTCATTTTCGGGCCGCCTTTTTCACACGGCACAGTATCAAGAAGGGTACGACTTGAAGGGCAAAAGAGTTGCCGTGATTGGTTCTGGCAGTTCTGGGGTGCAAACTGTTGTATCAGTCTATGGGGATGTGTCGAAACTCTACACTTGGGTTCGAAGCCCCACGTGGATAACTACAAGCTTCGCTCAGAAGTTTGCAGGGAACGACGGTTCAAACTTTGCAT ATTCGGAAGAGAGTAAGATGGAGTGGCGTCGGAACCCCGCCCGGTATTTGGAGTATCGAAGGCTAGTGGAACGAGAGCTCAATCAGCGATTTAAGTTTGTTTTGCGAAACACAAGAGAGTCCCAGGAGGCGAACGAA TGTTGTTATGGTATAATGCGCAGCAAGCTGCGCGGTGACAAGCGGCTGCTTGACAAAATTATTCCCCAGAACTTCAATGCCGGCTGCCGACGGCCAATACCTGACAACGGATATCTGGACGCCCTTGTTGGAGCTAAGACAACATGTTTTACTGAGAATATTCACTCTATAACGCCGGCGGGGTTTAAAGACCAGAGGGGAAACGAATATGAAGTAGATGTCATTATCTGCGCCACCGGCTTTGACACATCCTTTCGCCCAACATTCCCGGTTCTTGGACTTGATCAGGTCGACCTTGCTGAGAGGTGGCGGGAAATACCTGAGTCATACCTTGGTATTGCAGCACCTAAGATGCCCAACTACTTCATGTTCATGGGCCCATTCACCCCAGTTGCACAGGGGTCGATCCTGCCCATTATCACGCACACGAGCAAATATTTCATCCAGGTTATTCGCAAGATGTACGCTCAACACATTCGCCGCATTTCACCAAAGGACGTGGTAGTCAATCAGTTCATGGAGCATTGTCGAGCATACCTCCCCCGGACATGCTGGGCTGACCCTTGTGCAAGCTGGTTCAAGCAGGGTCGGATAGACGGTCCCATCGTTATGTGGCCTGGCACTCGTCTAGCTTTCTTCCAGGCTGTCGAGTCGCCAAATTGGGAGGATTTTGACATTGAGTATCATTCCGGCAACAGATTTGGCTTTTTGGGCAACGGATTTGCGGCATGTGAGTTCAGCAATGATGGCGACACCACCCAATACCTAGATTGCGAGTCGGTGCTAGCCCCTCCACAGACGATGATCGAGACACTTCTAGCTGCTAGCCGGACATAG
- a CDS encoding uncharacterized protein (EggNog:ENOG503NX5M~COG:T~COG:Z), with product MSTTNAVTTTIEAAQAPQLSSVAPSTVSGIPAPEVGDDAGAASQHGAPVRTQTFPKPPVFQNKLDEREYLKGRLALAFRLFGHNGYEEGVAGHITLRDPVLPGHFWVNPFGVPFTHIRKSDLILVDSDGNVVDGGENRLLNVAAYMIHSAVHEARPDVLCAAHCHSLYGRTFSTLGREIDIITQDSCAFYKDHSVYNSFKGVVLAKEEGHNIAKALGKNKAVILQNHGLLTVGQSIEACIFWFTTLEGCCKTQLLADAAAAGRGGGKPIEIDAEDAAFTFKTIGSPRAGWFAGQPAFTVLERQYGQDVFL from the coding sequence ATGTCGACTACCAACGCGGTGACTACGACCATCGAGGCGGCTCAGGCCCCGCAGCTCTCCTCCGTCGCTCCTTCAACCGTCAGCGGTATCCCTGCTCCCGAGGTGGGGGAcgacgccggagccgccTCCCAACATGGCGCACCTGTCAGAACCCAAACATTCCCAAAGCCACCCGTCTTTCAGAATaagctcgacgagcgcgaaTATCTCAAAGGCCGCTTGGCTCTTGCGTTTCGACTTTTCGGACACAACGGGTATGAGGAAGGGGTGGCAGGCCACATCACCCTCCGGGACCCTGTGCTTCCCGGCCATTTCTGGGTCAACCCCTTTGGAGTGCCCTTCACCCACATCAGAAAATCGGatctcatcctcgtcgactcTGATGGGAAcgtcgtggacggcggcgagaaccGACTGCTAAATGTCGCAGCGTATATGATTCACTCCGCGGTACACGAGGCCCGTCCCGATGTCCTTTGCGCTGCACACTGCCACTCCTTGTACGGCCGGACCTTCAGCACCCTGGGGCGAGAGATTGACATCATTACGCAAGACTCGTGTGCTTTCTACAAAGACCACTCCGTGTATAACTCGTTCAAGGGCGtggtgctggccaaggaggaagGTCATAACATTGCGAAGGCTCTGGGCAAGAATAAGGCTGTGATACTTCAAAACCATGGGCTTCTGACGGTCGGCCAATCTATTGAGGCCTGTATTTTCTGGTTCACTACTCTGGAAGGGTGTTGCAAGACTCAACTGCtggccgacgctgctgcagcaggccgaggtggtggcaAGCCCATTGAGatcgatgccgaggacgccgcgtTTACCTTCAAGACTATTGGCTCGCCAAGAGCTGGGTGGTttgccggccagccagcattTACTGTTTTGGAAAGACAATACGGGCAGGACGTCTTCCTGTAG
- a CDS encoding uncharacterized protein (COG:S~EggNog:ENOG503P1SX) produces MDRTESASTTLRPRFTAPDDSSPATPAQAKPSRPPPILCLGMARTGTASVAAALRILGVGRVHHGLEVYQKEFNYQWRIINRAADATFPVLPTYTGEPFTREQWDEVFGDYDAVTDVASFYAMSLIQAYPDARVVLVERDIERWFESISQVIEAWEDPWNRRMTHLLGPLAGSDTGKASLKFLLGWSESARAEDIRGNARAAYIRHYKDIRAAVPPEQLLDFQFSDGWEPLCRFLGKDIPEVPFPHVNDAAAYAEFMQTTKVDFLQRLAANLSPIALLSALLRFMSHGLWAISKSIARLLGLIGSRS; encoded by the coding sequence ATGGACCGAACGGAGAGTGCCAGCACCACATTGCGGCCACGTTTTACGGCGCCCGACGACTCATCCCCGGCAACCCCAGCGCAAGCGAAGCCCAGCCGGCCACCGCCCATTTTGTGTCTCGGAATGGCCCGCACAGGCACCGCATCGGTTGCCGCGGCCCTCCGGATTCTAGGCGTTGGGCGTGTGCATCACGGTCTCGAGGTTTACCAGAAAGAGTTCAATTACCAATGGCGTATCATTAATCGAGCCGCTGATGCGACCTTCCCGGTACTGCCAACATACACGGGGGAGCCGTTTACAAGGGAGCAGTGGGATGAAGTCTTTGGAGATTACGACGCTGTCACCGATGTTGCTTCATTCTACGCCATGTCATTGATTCAGGCATACCCCGATGCCCGCGTGGTTCTCGTCGAGCGAGATATCGAGCGTTGGTTCGAAAGCATCAGCCAGGTCATCGAGGCGTGGGAGGATCCCTGGAATCGTCGCATGACACACCTCCTTGGCCCGCTTGCTGGGAGCGACACCGGAAAGGCCAGCTTGAAGTTTCTATTGGGTTGGTCCGAATCTGCACGAGCGGAGGACATACGGGGAAATGCCCGAGCGGCCTATATCAGGCATTACAAAGACATACGCGCTGCAGTTCCGCCTGAGCAACTTCTGGACTTCCAGTTCAGCGATGGGTGGGAGCCGTTGTGCCGGTTCTTGGGGAAGGACATTCCGGAGGTGCCCTTTCCGCACGTCAATGATGCGGCCGCGTATGCCGAGTTCATGCAGACGACCAAAGTTGACTTCCTCCAGCGATTGGCAGCGAATCTCAGCCCGATTGCGCTCTTGTCGGCTTTATTGCGTTTCATGTCACACGGGCTATGGGCCATATCCAAGTCTATAGCCCGTCTTCTAGGTCTGATTGGATCAAGAAGTTAA
- a CDS encoding uncharacterized protein (EggNog:ENOG503PU1E~SECRETED:SignalP(1-17~SECRETED:cutsite=ALA-AP~SECRETED:prob=0.7776)), translating to MKISSAFLLTLLTSALAAPHEAGVPSDSTKRDVAARDVQEPGAQAAIDVRQAGGATIFQDPPLDADDEEIVPRAPKKKGKKKGKKGKKKGKKGKKGKKAKAAKAADAAAARVTDSNDAPGVV from the coding sequence ATGAAGATCTCAAGCGCCTTtctcctcaccctcctcaccagcgcgctggccgcgccTCATGAGGCTGGCGTTCCCTCCGACTCCACCAagcgcgacgtcgccgccagagACGTCCAGGAACCCGGGGCGcaggccgccatcgacgtcaggcaggccggcggtGCCACCATCTTTCAAGACCCcccgctcgacgccgatgacgaggagatAGTGCCACGAGCcccgaagaagaagggcaagaagaagggcaagaagggcaagaagaaggggaagaagggcaagaagggcaagaaggcaAAGGCTGCAAAGGctgcagacgccgccgcggccagggtcACTGACAGCAACGATGCTCCGGGCGTTGTCTAA
- the fur4_2 gene encoding uracil permease (COG:F~COG:H~TransMembrane:3 (o6-25i46-65o71-92i)~EggNog:ENOG503NWYI), whose product MACIWYGVQAYIGGHCVYIMIRAIWKSWDREKTPGPFDPKATSVPEYASFFLFWLSSLPAIWFPVHKIRHLFTVKAFFVPPAAIGFMVWCIVRAGGVGEIFK is encoded by the exons ATGG CTTGCATTTGGTATGGCGTACAGGCTTACATTGGTGGCCACTGCGTATACATCATGATCAGAGCTATATGGAAGTCTTGGGACCGTGAAAAGACGCCAGGCCCCTTCGATCCCAAGGCAACCAGCGTTCCCGAGTAtgcttctttttttcttttctggCTCAGTTCTCTGCCCGCGATCTGGTTCCCCGTCCACAAGATCCGGCACCTATTCACAGTCAAGGCATTCTTCGTCCCCCCGGCCGCCATTGGATTCATGGTATGGTGTATCGTACGTGCCGGTGGTGTTGGCGAGATCTTCAAGTAG
- a CDS encoding uncharacterized protein (COG:G~TransMembrane:12 (i40-58o78-99i106-128o134-154i166-187o199-221i274-295o307-328i340-359o365-389i401-422o428-450i)~EggNog:ENOG503NZC4) gives MQKDSKIDHVEDVDPETDRQHDAPEPEEVKRVLRKVDWRVIPILGFLYIMCYMDRSNIGNAKVAGMSKELHLTGEQYNIALTMFFIPYALLEVPSNFILKLLRPSLWIGILMLAWGTVMTLFGVVQSFPGLTVARAALGVAEAGFFPASAYLLTTWYRRLELQQRLAIFYSAGSVASAFSGLLAFSIGKMDGIRGLGGWRWIFLVEGAATVAFSLIPFLLLPDSPETSKFLTSREKKILYDRLRADAGTESGEVELHDKFHWPTIRSAFLEWKIWVAIIIYLAHTICAYGFSYTVPTVIFDLGYSAANAQLLTIPIYAFSAMGILVLAHYSDKCATRWPFIVGPFALASVGFIALLALPQPGLPGVTYGFLFCIPLGANAPLVALVTWIGNNLAPSWKRAIGMALLISVGNLGGSIGTNLYLERQKPHYWLGYGFGLGMCIAAIIATLVLKRAYENLNRQREAEWPESEVRQKYTNEELLQMGDKSPLFRYIV, from the exons ATGCAAAAAGACAGTAAGATAGATCATGTAGAGGACGTGGACCCGGAAACCGATCGCCAGCATGATGCTCCCGAACCAGAGGAGGTCAAGCGGGTGCTACGGAAGGTCGATTGGCGCGTCATTCCGATTCTGGGGTTTCTCTACATCATGTGTTATATGGACAGAAGCAATA TCGGAAACGCAAAGGTCGCAGGGATGAGCAAAGAGCTTCATCTCACAGGCGAACAATACAACATTGC GCTTACCATGTTTTTTATCCCATACGCCCTCCTAGAGGTGCCCAGCAACTTCATCCTCAAGCTGCTCAGACCGTCCCTCTGGATCGGCATCCTCATGCTTGCTTGGGGCACGGTGATGACACTTTTTGGTGTTGTGCAAAGCTTTCCGGGGCTCACCGTTGCTCGCGCAGCG CTGGGCGTGGCAGAGGCAGGCTTCTTCCCAGCTAGCGCTTATCTCTTGACGACATGGTACCGACGGCTCGAGCTACAGCAGCGCCTGGCAATATTCTACAGTGCCGGGTCAGTGGCAAGCGCCTTTTCTGGTCTACTCGCCTTTTCCATCGGAAAAATGGACGGAATAAGAGGCCTGGGCGGCTGGCGTTGgatcttcctcgtcgagggggcggcgacggtaGCTTTCAGCCTCATCCcattcctcctccttccgGACAGCCCCGAGACATCGAAGTTCCTAACATCCAGGGAGAAAAAAATACTATACGATAGACTTCGAGCAGATGCGGGAACCGAGTCCGGAGAAGTTGAACTACATGACAAGTTTCACTGGCCAACTATCCGATCAGCTTTTCTGGAGTGGAAGATATGGGTTGCCATCATCATATACTTG GCCCACACTATCTGTGCCTACGGGTTCAGTTATACTGTCCCTACTGTCATTTTCGACCTTGGCTACAGTGCGGCCAACGCTCAGTTATTGACTATTCCAATATACGCCTTCTCGGCCATGGGGATCCTGGTGCTAGCACATTACTCTGACAAGTGCGCCACTCGCTGGCCGTTTATTGTAGGCCCATTCGCGCTCGCGTCAGTCGGGTTCATTGCACTCCTTGCACTTCCTCAACCGGGCCTTCCAGGCGTGACCTACGGCTTCCTCTTCTGCATCCCCCTAGGGGCCAATGCGCCTTTGGTAGCCTTGGTCACTTGGATCGGTAATAATCTGGCGCCATCCTGGAAGCGTGCGATTGGCATGGCTCTACTGATCTCAGTGGGCAACCTCGGAGGGTCCATCGGTACGAATCTCTATCTGGAGCGCCAGAAGCCACACTACTGGCTTGGCTACGGCTTCGGACTCGGGATGTGCATTGCTGCCATAATAGCTACGCTGGTCCTCAAGCGCGCCTATGAGAACTTGAATCGACAACGGGAAGCAGAATGGCCCGAGTCTGAGGTCAGGCAGAAGTACACCAATGAGGAGCTCTTGCAGATGGGAGACAAGAGTCCACTTTTCAGGTATATCGTTTGA
- the fur4_3 gene encoding uracil permease (COG:F~COG:H~TransMembrane:5 (o28-49i81-100o120-144i164-190o202-223i)~EggNog:ENOG503NWYI), which yields MSSIGNFATLIVNDCDFARFARRPKDALWSQLIAIPTCFAVTSFIGIIVSSSSTAIYGQPIWDPLDILAKFIDNGSSAERFGVFAIALAFSLAQLAANIAANSVSAGSDLTALLPRSSNFTTYLSAYSVFLSSIAGVMATDYYIVRKGYLEVRGLYDARKSGPYYYTMGVTWRAYPAYFSGILVTIVGFAGAVGQPVPVGAIYLYNVNFFCGFIVSSIIYWALCTISPVPAVSTCWMEVGDVDDVDVAYDAKLDNT from the exons ATGTCGTCAATTGGCAACTTTGCCACGCTCATCGTCAACGATTGCGACTTTGCCAGATTTGCGCGCCGGCCAAAAGACGCGCTATGGTCTCAGCTCATTGCGATACCAACATGCTTCGCAGTCACATCTTTTATCGGCATCATTGTATCATCGTCTTCTACCGCCATTTATGGGCAACCCATCTGGGATCCCCTGGATATTTTAGCCAAGTTTATCGATAATGGCTCCTCCGCAGAGCGGTTCGGTGTCTTTGCCATAGCACTGGCTTTCTCCCTTGCTCAATTGGCAGCCAACATTGCCGCGAATTCCGTTTCTGCAGGAAGCGACCTTACCGCTCTTCTTCCACG CTCAAGTAACTTTACGACCTATCTTTCCGCCTACAGCGTTTTTCTCAGTTCGATAGCCGGGGTGATGGCCACCGACTATTACATCGTTCGGAAAGGGTACCTAGAGGTCAGAGGGCTCTACGACGCTCGCAAGTCGGGACCATACTACTACACTATGGGTGTCACCTGGCGCGCATACCCTGCTTACTTCTCCGGAATACTGGTCACAATTGTCGGTTTTGCTGGAGCCGTTGGCCAGCCAGTACCTGTTGGCGCCATATACCTCTATAATGTCAACTTCTTCTGCGGCTTCATTGTCTCATCCATCATATACTGGGCACTTTGCACCATTTCGCCAGTGCCTGCGGTGAGTACCTGCTGGATGGAGgttggcgacgtcgatgatGTAGATGTGGCGTACGATGCTAAACTCGACAACACTTGA
- a CDS encoding uncharacterized protein (EggNog:ENOG503NZDK~COG:G): MDLLTNFASRSIHDMAIVGKAVTASFYSHEARYSYWNGCSTGGRQGMVAAQKYPKDFDGVLAGSPAIYWTEYVIAELWPQVVMKAEGYYPTQCEYEAVVQAGIAACDSLDKVKDGVITQPSHCKFDPFTAVGTKHQCPSLKEEVVINEKVASIVAKIWDGPRDRHGKSLWYGLEIGANLWGLAETAESNGTRIGKPVFVADGWTRFFVKRDPKFDTASVDIDTLVQLFQESRETFDEIIGSANPDLSRFKKSGGKLLMWHGLADQLIFPQGSVRYYEEVKRVLGGSKATLDFFRLFLAPGVDHCGYGPTPGAVPSPFTDLVSWVETGRAPEKIEAKTLPTSPAQFTRKICRYPLVAKYQGWGDKASSHSYTCMRDC; the protein is encoded by the coding sequence ATGGATCTCCTGACCAACTTTGCTTCGAGATCCATCCACGACATGGCTATCGTTGGAAAGGCAGTGACCGCTTCCTTTTACTCGCATGAGGCACGATACTCGTACTGGAACGGCTGCTCGACTGGCGGTAGACAGGGCATGGTCGCCGCACAAAAGTATCCCAAGGACTTTGACGGCGTTCTGGCCGGCTCCCCTGCGATATACTGGACCGAGTACGTCATTGCAGAGCTCTGGCCTCAGGTGGTCATGAAGGCAGAGGGATACTACCCGACTCAATGCGAATACGAGGCGGTTGTCCAGGCCGGCATCGCGGCATGCGACAGCCTCGACAAAGTTAAGGACGGTGTTATCACTCAGCCATCGCATTGCAAGTTCGACCCTTTCACCGCTGTGGGCACCAAGCACCAATGCCCCAGCCTGAAGGAGGAGGTTGTGATTAACGAGAAGGTTGCCTCCATCGTTGCCAAAATTTGGGATGGACCAAGGGACCGGCACGGCAAGAGTCTCTGGTACGGCCTCGAAATTGGTGCGAATCTTTGGGGCCTTGCGGAAACGGCAGAGTCAAATGGAACTCGCATTGGCAAGCCCGTTTTCGTGGCTGACGGTTGGACCCGATTCTTCGTCAAAAGGGATCCCAAGTTCGACACAGCCTCAGTGGACATCGATACTCTTGTGCAGCTTTTCCAGGAATCGAGGGAAACCTTCGATGAAATCATTGGCTCTGCAAACCCTGACTTGTCACGGTTCAAGAAATCTGGTGGCAAGCTTCTGATGTGGCATGGCTTGGCCGACCAGCTCATCTTCCCCCAGGGTAGCGTGCGCTATTACGAGGAAGTCAAGCGTGTCTTGGGAGGTTCCAAGGCAACATTGGACTTCTTCCGGCTCTTCTTAGCGCCGGGAGTCGATCATTGCGGATATGGCCCCACCCCTGGGGCCGTGCCGTCTCCTTTTACTGATCTCGTGTCTTGGGTTGAGACAGGGCGAGCGCCGGAGAAGATTGAAGCGAAGACTCTTCCCACGTCTCCTGCGCAGTTTACACGGAAGATTTGCCGATATCCGCTGGTCGCCAAGTACCAAGGCTGGGGAGACAAGGCGTCTTCTCACAGCTATACGTGCATGAGAGACTGCTAA
- a CDS encoding uncharacterized protein (EggNog:ENOG503NX6Y~COG:B), translated as MPTRDPLSPGAQSAAKRRRQASPSQDDSDFDHDGATGRSKAGQCASFRNVSACTRCRMRKNRCDQRLPSCASCAKAGVACVGDDPITKRPIPRSYVFYLESRVEQLENILVSHDIPFPSSENLDLLCSASKGNEQTDRKRLEARHSKESPSSVSDSSLLSRDSSRVGPELSEFSLPKSGWLASVSGVSFSSLVFTALQQPPSKNAEANTTWPAQRRSAGNRCGATKSLEHSTAIRNTLPPKTVATRLANLYFEHVNPHIPILHRGDFMSMLHNVYDGEEANTTSRELYIVNMVFAMGCDVTDMVVHSRPGKNGDLESDISFLETAGAQTTPEDYYLKAIVHLEACLTGTNGGLEVLQAVLMLANFALLRPVPPGLRYITGVAVCLAIDLGLHQEDSDDADDGDVVDTDRTAQRETTSKETSLEQGRSQWTRDLRRRLWWCTYTFDRLVSTCVGRPFGINEHAITTELPSLLDDDYITESGFVEPAHANGPSYKHASHHHFRLHLLQSEIVQVVQFNQGKVARAAKKRRNYSTQTNTPCPFIAHFDSFGSWLVDMEKRLHLWRASTPTAEETGVAYSTLFLELGYWQAVILLHGKRGSTPTLKKALNRRRNGSRKGDRDDDTDQSHLKVAEAGQKVIRLYRQLHLQGLIRYTYISTHQLFVAGMSYLEAIHSSEVLRGRVVSQVYVFFLGRIAG; from the exons ATGCCAACACGCGATCCGCTCTCGCCAGGTGCCCAATCAGCGGCcaaacgccgtcgccaggccTCGCCAAGTCAGGACGACAGCGACTTTGATCATGACGGCGCGACTGGACGAAGCAAGGCAGGCCAATGTGCTAGCTTTCGCAACGTCAGCGCGTGCACGCGATGCCGGATGCGCAAAAACAGGTGCGACCAGCGTTTGCCCAGTTGTGCAAGCTGCGCAAAAGCCGGTGTAGCGTGCGTGGGGGATGACCCGATAACCAAGCGTCCCATTCCCCGGAG TTACGTGTTCTACCTGGAGAGTCGCGTGGAACAACTAGAAAACATCCTCGTCTCACATGACATCCCCTTTCCTTCATCCGAGAACCTGGACTTGTTATGCTCGGCATCAAAAGGGAATGAACAAACGGATCGGAAAAGACTGGAGGCAAGGCACTCCAAAGAGAGCCCTTCCAGTGTATCGGACTCTAGCCTGCTCTCCCGAGACTCTTCACGCGTAGGGCCAGAGCTGAGCGAGTTCAGCCTCCCAAAATCAGGATGGCTAGCATCAGTATCCGGCGTCTCCTTCTCATCGCTGGTGTTCACTGCTCTACAACAACCACCTTCAAAGAATGCTGAAGCAAACACAACGTGGCCAGCTCAACGGAGGAGCGCTGGAAACAGGTGCGGCGCGACGAAGAGCCTCGAACATTCAACAGCCATTCGAAACACACTCCCACCGAAGACGGTGGCAACGAGACTGGCCAATCTTTATTTTGAGCACGTCAACCCTCACATTCCTATCCTTCACCGGGGTGATTTCATGAGCATGCTGCACAATGTCTACGACGGAGAAGAGGCGAATACAACGTCCAGAGAGCTGTACATCGTCAACATGGTGTTTGCCATGGGCTGCGATGTCACCGACATGGTGGTCCACTCCCGACCAGGGAAGAATGGTGACTTAGAGTCAGATATATCTTTTCTCGAGACTGCTGGAGCTCAGACCACGCCCGAAGACTACTACTTGAAGGCCATTGTTCATTTGGAGGCTTGCTTAACCGGCACGAATGGCGGACTGGAGGTTCTACAAGCCGTACTGATGCTCGCCAACTTTGCGTTACTTCGGCCGGTTCCACCAGGTCTCAG ATATATCACAGGTGTGGCTGTCTGCCTAGCTATCGATTTGGGTCTCCACCAGGAAGACAgcgatgatgccgatgatggtgatgtcgtcgatACTGATAGGACGGCACAGCGCGAGACCACGAGCAAAGAGACAAGCCTAGAACAAGGGAGGTCGCAATGGACTCGTGATTTGCGACGCCGCCTGTGGTGGTGTACCTACACTTTTGACCGCCTCGTTAGCACCTGCGTGGGTCGGCCTTTTGGCATCAACGAGCACGCCATCACGACTGAGCTGCCCTCCTTACTGGACGATGATTACATTACCGAGTCGGGATTCGTCGAACCTGCCCATGCAAATGGCCCAAGCTACAAGCACGCTTCTCACCATCACTTCCGCTTGCACCTGCTTCAGTCCGAGATCGTACAAGTGGTGCAGTTCAATCAGGGGAAAGTGGCCAGAGCCGCAAAGAAGAGGCGCAACTACTCAACGCAGACAAATACACCATGCCCCTTCATTGCTCACTTCGACTCGTTCGGATCCTGgctcgtcgacatggagaAGCGGCTTCATCTGTGGAGAGCCTCGACTCCGACGGCGGAAGAGACTGGAGTCGCTTATTCCACTCTTTTCCTGGAGCTGGGGTACTGGCAAGCGGTCATACTCCTGCACGGTAAGAGGGGAAGCACACCCACGCTGAAGAAGGCCTTGAACCGAAGGCGCAATGGATCCAGAAAAGGagaccgcgacgacgacaccgaccaATCACACCTCAAGGTGGCTGAGGCAGGCCAGAAAGTGATACGTCTATACCGACAGCTGCATCTTCAGGGACTCATTCGGTACACCTACATCTCCACTCATCAACTTTTTGTGGCGGGCATGTCATATCTTGAGGCCATTCATTCTTCAGAAGTCTTGCGTGGTAGAGTGGTGAGTCAAGTATATGTCTTTTTTTTGGGCAGAATTGCAGGCTGA